The following coding sequences lie in one Babylonia areolata isolate BAREFJ2019XMU chromosome 7, ASM4173473v1, whole genome shotgun sequence genomic window:
- the LOC143284255 gene encoding mitochondrial import inner membrane translocase subunit Tim10 B-like, whose translation MDMVAAQQRTMKEFLELYNRIAHHCFDSCISNFSHSTASGDETSCIDTCVNKFLNYNQRHMMVFVEHQNNKQKMAAKAAAEAQQLAVATPNTGEATAQGLAASLQQGSAPLVQPDTLVGSAAKSAPTAIPQSHMYKNGLTAQFMVTQPHRLSAYSGKSVVDRFLDSGVAEAKDV comes from the exons ATGGATATGGTTGCAGCACAACAACGTACA ATGAAGGAGTTTCTGGAGCTGTACAACAGGATAGCCCACCACTGCTTTGATAGCTGCATTTCCAATTTCAGCCACAGCACAGCTTCTGGTGATGAG acaAGCTGCATTGACACCTGCGTGAACAAGTTCCTCAACTACAACCAGCGGCACATGATGGTGTTTGTGGagcaccaaaacaacaaacagaagatgGCCGCCAAGGCAGCTGCTGAGGCTCAGCAACTGGCTGTAGCCACGCCCAAcacaggggaggcaactgctcaGGGACTAGCAGCATCACTTCAGCAAGGGTCAGCTCCCTTAGTCCAGCCGGACACATTGGTCGGAAGCGCAGCGAAATCAGCGCCAACAGCCATACCGCAAAGTCACATGTACAAGAACGGACTGACTGCTCAGTTTATGGTAACGCAGCCTCACCGGTTGAGCGCATACTCTGGCAAGTCTGTTGTCGACCGGTTCTTGGACAGTGGTGTTGCTGAAGCAAAAGATGTATGA